One segment of Curtobacterium poinsettiae DNA contains the following:
- the lepB gene encoding signal peptidase I, with the protein MTDTTEDPGRRPRAEKQRNGVLTFLRDLVIIFIAALLVSFLVKTFLIRSFYIPSASMENTLQINDRVIVNELVPGAVALKRGDVVVFKDPGGWLTGSEVPSVTPDTQPAKAIDWALTQVGLGTGDSDDHLIKRVIGLPGDKVSCCNDLGQMSVNGVPIKEPYLKLPAGAPASATDFSVTVPKGTIWVMGDNRNDSKDSRYNGDTPSKGFVPMSDVTGRAFVISWPASRWTWLDDHPEVFAGVEERDE; encoded by the coding sequence ATGACGGACACGACAGAGGATCCCGGGCGCAGGCCACGTGCCGAGAAGCAACGGAACGGAGTCCTCACATTCCTTCGTGACCTCGTCATCATCTTCATCGCCGCACTGCTCGTGTCGTTCCTGGTCAAGACGTTCCTGATCCGGTCGTTCTACATCCCGTCGGCGTCGATGGAGAACACGCTCCAGATCAACGACAGGGTGATCGTCAACGAGCTCGTCCCCGGCGCCGTGGCGCTGAAGCGGGGAGACGTCGTCGTGTTCAAGGACCCGGGCGGGTGGCTCACCGGGTCCGAGGTGCCGAGCGTCACGCCGGACACCCAGCCCGCGAAGGCCATCGACTGGGCACTGACCCAGGTCGGTCTCGGCACCGGTGACAGCGACGACCACCTGATCAAGCGCGTCATCGGTCTGCCCGGTGACAAGGTGTCCTGCTGCAACGACCTCGGGCAGATGTCGGTGAACGGTGTGCCGATCAAGGAGCCGTACCTGAAACTGCCTGCCGGCGCTCCGGCCTCGGCGACCGACTTCTCGGTCACCGTGCCGAAGGGCACCATCTGGGTGATGGGCGACAACCGGAACGACTCGAAGGACTCCCGGTACAACGGGGACACACCGTCGAAGGGCTTCGTCCCGATGTCCGACGTCACGGGCCGCGCGTTCGTCATCTCGTGGCCGGCGAGCCGCTGGACGTGGCTCGACGACCATCCCGAGGTGTTCGCCGGCGTGGAGGAGCGCGACGAGTGA
- the rplS gene encoding 50S ribosomal protein L19, whose product MSQLLDNVDAASLRTDVPDFRPGDTIKVHVNIIEGTRSRIQVFQGVVIGRQGHGIGETFKVRKVSFQVGVERWFPVHSPIIDHIEIVTKGDVRRAKLYYLRELRGKAARRKIKEKRDA is encoded by the coding sequence ATGAGCCAGCTCCTCGACAACGTCGACGCAGCATCGCTGCGTACCGACGTCCCGGACTTCCGTCCCGGCGACACCATCAAGGTGCACGTCAACATCATCGAAGGCACGCGCTCGCGTATCCAGGTCTTCCAGGGAGTCGTCATCGGCCGTCAGGGCCACGGCATCGGCGAGACCTTCAAGGTCCGCAAGGTGAGCTTCCAGGTCGGCGTCGAGCGCTGGTTCCCGGTGCACTCGCCGATCATCGACCACATCGAGATCGTCACCAAGGGTGACGTCCGTCGTGCGAAGCTCTACTACCTGCGCGAGCTCCGCGGCAAGGCGGCCCGCCGCAAGATCAAGGAGAAGCGCGACGCCTGA
- the map gene encoding type I methionyl aminopeptidase — protein sequence MIELRTPAELDGLRVAGRFVADVLDELLETVDVGVNLLDLDRVAARMIAERGAESCYVDYHPSFGMSPFGKNLCTSVNDAALHGLPHDHTLQDGDLVSLDFAASVDGWVADSAVSVQVGTPRDEDQALIATVERALAAGIAQATPGNKLGDVSHAIGRVAHEAGHEVNLQFGGHGVGRTMHGDPHVPNDGRPGRGLKLRPGLVVAIEPWLMQTTDELYQDDDGWTLRSVDGSRAAHVEHTVAVTAAGPEVLTLRRAQRADPTA from the coding sequence ATGATCGAACTCCGCACCCCCGCCGAGCTGGACGGACTGCGCGTCGCCGGCCGGTTCGTGGCCGACGTCCTCGACGAGCTGCTCGAGACCGTCGACGTCGGCGTCAACCTCCTCGACCTCGACCGCGTCGCGGCCCGGATGATCGCCGAACGCGGGGCGGAGAGCTGCTACGTCGACTACCACCCGTCGTTCGGCATGTCGCCGTTCGGCAAGAACCTCTGCACCTCGGTCAACGACGCCGCCCTGCACGGCCTGCCACACGACCACACCCTGCAGGACGGCGACCTCGTGAGCCTGGACTTCGCCGCGAGCGTCGACGGCTGGGTCGCGGACTCCGCGGTCAGCGTCCAGGTCGGGACGCCGCGCGACGAGGACCAGGCGCTGATCGCCACGGTCGAACGGGCACTGGCCGCCGGCATCGCCCAGGCGACTCCCGGCAACAAGCTCGGCGACGTCTCGCACGCCATCGGTCGCGTCGCACACGAGGCCGGACACGAGGTGAACCTGCAGTTCGGCGGACACGGCGTCGGTCGCACGATGCACGGGGACCCGCACGTGCCGAACGACGGCCGTCCGGGTCGTGGCCTGAAGCTCCGGCCGGGACTGGTCGTCGCGATCGAGCCGTGGCTCATGCAGACCACCGACGAGCTCTACCAGGACGACGACGGCTGGACGCTGCGCAGCGTCGACGGCTCGCGTGCCGCGCACGTCGAGCACACGGTCGCGGTCACCGCGGCCGGCCCCGAGGTCCTGACCCTGCGTCGCGCCCAGCGCGCCGACCCGACCGCGTGA
- the trmD gene encoding tRNA (guanosine(37)-N1)-methyltransferase TrmD: MRIDIVTIFPEFFSVLDVSLLGKARSGGLLDLHVHDLRSWTTDRHRTVDDTPYGGGAGMVMKPEPWAQALEALFRPDGSSTLVVPTPAGTPFTQSIARSLASTSEHLVFACGRYEGIDARVFEWASSRATVVELSLGDYVLNGGEVAAMAMIEAIGRLVPGVVGNPESLVEESHEDGLLEYPSYTKPASWRGLDVPDVLLSGHHGRVGAWRHEQQLERTRRVRPDLLPDE; encoded by the coding sequence TTCTCCGTGCTCGACGTGTCCCTGCTGGGCAAGGCCCGCTCCGGCGGTCTGCTCGACCTGCACGTGCACGACCTACGGTCCTGGACCACCGACCGGCACCGCACCGTCGACGACACCCCGTACGGCGGGGGCGCCGGCATGGTGATGAAGCCGGAGCCGTGGGCGCAGGCGCTCGAAGCGCTCTTCCGCCCCGACGGCTCGTCCACCCTGGTGGTCCCGACGCCGGCCGGCACGCCCTTCACGCAGTCGATCGCGCGGTCGCTCGCGTCGACGTCGGAGCACCTCGTGTTCGCCTGCGGGCGGTACGAGGGAATCGACGCCCGCGTCTTCGAGTGGGCGTCGTCGCGGGCGACCGTCGTCGAGCTCTCGCTCGGCGACTACGTGCTGAACGGCGGCGAGGTCGCCGCGATGGCGATGATCGAGGCCATCGGACGACTCGTCCCCGGCGTCGTCGGCAACCCCGAGTCGCTGGTCGAGGAGTCCCACGAGGACGGCCTGCTCGAGTACCCCTCGTACACCAAGCCCGCGTCCTGGCGCGGCCTCGACGTCCCCGACGTCCTGCTCAGCGGGCACCACGGCCGCGTCGGTGCCTGGCGGCACGAGCAGCAGCTGGAGCGGACGCGGCGCGTCCGTCCGGACCTGCTGCCCGACGAGTAG